CTCGATCGCGCCCGACAGTGGCAGCGTAATGACGAAATCGGTCCCGATCCCCTGCTCGGTGCGAACCTCGATCGTCCCGCCGTGCTCTTCCACGAGCCGACGCGTCGTGGGCAGACCGAGCCCGCTGCCCCCGGACTTGGTCGTGTAGTACGGCACGAAGATCTTCTCGAGCAGCTCGTCGGGGATGCCCGGGCCCGTGTCGATCACGTGCACGGCGCACGCGTCGGTCCCCTCCGAGCGCGTTCGCTCCGTCCTCAGGATCAATTCCTTGGCGCGCGGCGCAGGGTCGCCCTCGGGCCTCACACCCCCCATCGCCTGCGTCGCGTTCAGGAGCAGGTTCAGCAGCGCCTGCTTAAAGTGCGTTGGGTCGAGATTCGCGATCAGCGGTTCCTGCGCCAGCTCCGCGCGGAACCGCACGCCGGCGGCCTCGGCCTGGGGAATGTAAAAATCCGCCAGCTCGTCCACCACGGTGTTGAGGTCCACCGGCCGGGGTTCGAGGTGGACCGCGCCAGCGAAGCGCAAGAAGTCCGACAGGATGTCGCGCAGACGCTCGGCTTCGCGGCGCAGGGCATCGATCCGCCTGGTGAGACGGGTCTTCTGCTCGGCCGGCAGCGGCGAATCGTGGATGCCCTCGGCAAGGAGCTGCGCGTTCAGCCCGATCGTCGAGAGCGGGTTCTTGATCTCGTGGGCCAGCCCGCCGGTCATCGCGCCGATCTCCGCCATCCGGCGCGCGTCCCGGGCCCGGCGCTCCGCGACGCGCGCCCGGCGCACCAGACGGCGCGTCAGCAACAGCACCGCTGGCAACGCGATCGCCAGCCCGAGCGCGAGTCCGAGGATAAACCACAGGGACGCGTTCATGCGAGCGAGGATAGAAGCGACCCGGCCCCCGGTCGCCCCCGGTCGCCCCCGCACGCCGCCGACGGAAACCACCGGGATCAAACCCCGGGATCAGCGCCGGGGCTCGAGCCCCGGCTCATCGCCTTGGCGAGCGCGAGTACTTGCGTCTGGGCCTCACGACGATCTCGGGATCGTCGATCCGCTCGACTTTCGTCGCGTGCCAGCCCTTGGGCGTTTCTTGCGCGTCGTAGACGACTTTCGCGCCGTCGGTGAGGACTCGGTAGCCCTGACCGTCGATGCACGAGAAGTGCGCGAAGATGTCCTGACCCTCGGGGCCGACGATGAAGCCGAAGCCCTTCTTCGGATCAAACCATTTCACAACGCCTTCGACGCCTGTGAGTGTTTGCCCGTGTGTGCGCGGAATGCTGCTCATACGCCAGACCCTCGTCCGGGTTGCGGTGCGGGCCACGCTTCGACACCTGGCCTCTCAGACCAGAGTGCGCGAAGTGACGAGGAAAGCGGAAACGCAACCGCACTTCCTCGCGCCCTACCGGCCGCGGCTGACCATGCCACGACCCTCGCAGACGCGAACAACCCCAAGTTACTTCCGAGTTCGGCGAAACGCAATCGTTTCCAACAAGAACGCCGACCGCCCGATGAAATTCGGGCGGTCGGCGTATGCCTTGAACGGGTTAGATGTCACATTTCTGTGCTTTTTCGCGCAGGAAAAGCACAAATCTGAGACAGATCAGGCGTCGGCGGTCTCGGGCGCCGCCTCGCCGGAGTCGGACTTGGCGCCGCGACGACGACGACGACGCTTGCGCTTGGGCTTCGGCTCGCCGCCCTCGGCGCCCTCGGTCTCGGGCCCGTCGTGGTCGGTGTCGGGCTCATCCCCGCCATCCTCGTCGACGAGTTCGACCTTCGCCTTGGGGGCGGGACGCTCGGCCTTCTCCTCGCGCGCCGGGCGCTCGCTGCGCTCGGAACGGTCGGAACGCTCGCCGCGGTCGCGACGCTCGCCACGGTCCCCGCCCCGATCGCCGCGGTCGCTGCGCTCGCCGCGATCGCGACGCTCGCCCCGATCGCCACGGTCGCCGCCGCCGGAGCGCTCGCCCTCGGGCTTGCCCTCGGTCATGAGCGCGCGCCGCGAGAGTTTGATGCGCCCCTGATCGTCGACGTTGATCACCTTGACGGTGATCGTGTCGCCGACCTTGACCACGTCGCTGACGCTCTTGACGTAGCCGTCGGAGAGCTCGGAGACATGGCACATGCCGTCGGTGCCGGGGGCCAGCTCGACGAAGGCGCCGAAGTCCTTCACCGAAACAACCTTGCCGGTATAGACCGCGCCGACCTTGACGTCGGCGCCGAGCGCCTCGACCTCGGACTGCGCCGACATCACGACCTCGGTGTTGGGGCCCGAGATCATGACGGTGCCGTCGTCTTCGACGTCGATGTTGACGCCCCACTTCTCCTGGATGGCGCGGATCGTCTTGCCGCCGGGGCCGATCAGCTTGCCGATCTTCTCCGGGTTGATCTGCAGCGTCACGAGGCGAGGCGCCAGGGGGCTGACCTCGGGGCGCGGCGCCGCGATGACCTTCTCCATCTGCTCGATGATCTGGAGACGACCGACGCGGGCCTGCTCGAAGATCTTCTCGATCTGGTCGAAGCTCAGGCCGCGGGCCTTGAGGTCGAGCTGGATGCCGGTGATGCCCTCGCGCGAACCGGAGACCTTGAAGTCCATGTCGCCGAAGAAGTCTTCCTCGCCGATGATGTCGGTGACGAACACTTCCTTCGAGTCGTCTTCGTTGCTGAAGCGACCGATCGAGATGCCGGCGACGGTGTTGCGGATGGGGACGCCGGCGTCCATGAGGGCCAGGCAGCCGCCGCAGACCGAGGCCATCGACGACGAGCCGTTGGACTCGGTGATGTCGCTGACGAGGCGGACGGTGTAGGGGAAGTCGGCCGGGCTGGGGAGCACGCCCAGGAGGGAGCGCTCGGCGAGGGCGCCGTGGCCGATCTCGCGACGCCCCGGGCCCATGATGCGCCCGGCTTCACCGGTGCAGAAGGGCGGGAAGTTGTAGTGGAGGTAGAACTTCTTGGCGTACTCGGGGAGCAGGCCGTCGACGATCTGCTCGTCCTTGCCTGTTCCGAGGCTGCAGGAGACGAGGGACTGGGTCTCGCCTCGCTGGAAGAACGCGCTGCCGTGGTTGCGCTTGAAGACGCCGACTTTCATCTCGAGGGGGCGGATCTCGGTGGCGGCGCGCCCGTCGGCGCGCTTGCCCTTCTCGACGATGAGCGAGCGGGTGATCTTCTTCTCGAGCGTGCGCAGGGCTTCCTTGGCCATCGCGCGGCGCTTGACGGAGTTCTTCCACTCCTCGACCGTGCCGGTGGTGTTCTCGGCGAAGTGCTCGTCGAGGACCTTCTTCTTGAGCGCGTCGACCGCGTTGTTGCGATCGGCCTTGCCCACGATCTGGCGGGCGGCGGTCATCTCCTTGGTCGCGATCTTCTTGACCGCGTCGATGACATCCTGATCGGGCACCGCGAGCTTCTCGGGCATGACCTTGGGCTGGCCGGCCTTCTTCACGAGCTCGTTGATCAGGCCGAGGATCTCCTCGATCTGCGAGTAGCCGAACTTGATCGCGTCGAGGACATCCTCTTCGCCAACCTCGGCGGCGCCGACCTCGATCATGTTCACGCCGTCCTTGTGGCCGGCGAGGACGAGGTCCATGTCGCTGAACTCGAGCTGCGAGACGGTGGGGTTGACGACGAACTGGGGCCCGTCATCGGTGAACAGACGACCGACGCGCACCGTGCCGATGGGCCCGTCGAAGGGCGCGTTGCTGATGGACAGCGCCGCGGACGCCGCGACGGCGGCGAGCATGTCGGTGTCGTTCTCGCCGTCGTGGCTCATGACCCAGCACTGGATCTGAACCTCGTCGATGAAGCCGTCGGGGAAGAGCGGGCGGATGGGCCTGTCGATCAGGCGCATCGTGAGGACTTCCTTCTCGCTCGGCGGGCCTTCGCGCTTCTTGAAGCCCCCGGGGAACTTGCCGGCGGCGGAGGGCTTCTCGCGGTAGTCCACCTGCATGGGGAAGAAGTCGAGGCCTTCGCGCGGGTTGGCGCGCATGACGGTCGCGAGGACCGCGCTGTCGCCGTAGCGGGCGATCACCGCCGCGGTGGCGAGTTTGGCGACCTCGCCGGTTTCGATGGTGAGGGTGCGTCCGCCGATCTCGCGGGAAACTGAGATGAGAGCCATTCGTTCTGCGCTTCCAGTGCTGCTGGCGCCTGAGCGAGCCGTGCGCGCGGAGGGTGCGCGAGGGGGTTCCTCGCCCACGATCCGCGGTCGGGTCGCGCGAAGGGTCGCACGAACGCCAGCGGGGTCTTCTCGGGGCAGCGGACCTCGGCGCAAGGGGCAGAAGGCAAGCCGCAGTCTGAAGATCCCCCTCTCCGGAGAGAGCGACTGCGGGTTGGCTGCTGCCGCACTGGCCGAGCCCATCCGGGCCGCGAGCGGGGTCAAAGCAATACCGACCGATGGCAGTATAACAGCCCCGGGCCTTGCGGGCCCGGGGCTGTGTGGGGTTTCTGGGATTTCGTGCCGGATCCCGGCCGCTGGGGGCCGAGGGCCGGGGGGCCCGGGCTTACTTGCGCAGGCCGAGGCGCTGGATCAGCGTCTGGTAGCGCTCGCGGTCGGTCTTGGCGAGGTAGCGGAGCAGGCGCGAGCGACGGGCGGCCAGCATGAGCAGGCCGCGACGGCTCGAGAAGTCCTGCTTGTGCATTTTCAGGTGTTCGGTGAGGTCCTTGATGCGATAGGTCAGGATCGCGACCTGCACCTCGGGCGACGAGGTGTCGCTCTCGTTGCGCTTGTAGTCGTTGATGATCGTGGCCTTCTGCTCGGCAAGAATCGCCATCTGCAAGATCTCCGTGGGCCCGTTGTAGGGGCCCGGCAAGTGGTCGGAGCGGCCCAGCCGGAGCCGGGACGCACGCTCTGGGATGTGGGACAGGTCGCCGGACCAGATCCGGCGAGCGGAAGGGTAGGCAGGCCGAGGGGCCGGGGCACGGGGGCGGGGATGTCAAGACCGTCTTCGCCACGCGGCGAAGCACGCGGAAATCAGCAGAACAGTGGAAGCGCCGGGGCTCGGCACCAGCGTCGCGAGGCGGAGCGTGCCGAAACCGGAAGTGGCTGCCGTGTGCTCGAAATCACCGAGAAACCCGCGCTCCGTGATGCGGAACGCCCCGGCGGGGAGAAGCAGCCGTGTGTTCTGCTCGAACTCGCTTTCCTCCCCCTCGCGCCAGGTCTCCGTCCACTCGCGCCCGCCGCCGACGGTGTCGAGCAGGCCCCAGGGGCTCTGCACACCCGGGTAACTGCCCGAGTCGAGCGGGCGGAACTGCCCGGCGGGCCACTCGATGCCGTCGCGGCCGGAGTTGGTTTCGCCGCCGAGCGCTGGGTCGCCAGGAATCGGCGCGTCATCGCTCGAATGGCCGTAGAGCCAGTACCCGCCCTGCCCCTCGCCGTGGCGGTTGGGATCGTAGAAGGTCGCCTTGGCGAGTTCGTCGGCGCTGGGGATCCAGAACTTCGCCCCAGGCGAGCGTGAATCTTGGTCAGTCCGATAGGGACCACCAGTTGGGCCATCGCCGATGAATGCAAAGGTCGCGGTGTCGTACGCTCCGGTCTCGAAGTCGGCGCCGGTGACCTCGCTTGCGGGCCTGGCGCCGTTGTGCAGCCAGTTCACCATGCGCGCGAAGATGTGCCAGGTCGAGGTGGCGGGCTTATCGGCGCGAGACTGGTCGAGCGTGAACTGCGGGACGCCGTCGCTCAACCCCGCGAACTGGATCGGACTCGGCAGGGCGTTGTTCCCGGGCGCGATGCGGTCATCGGTCCCGATACCGAGCCGGAACTGATTGGGCATCACCGGCGCGTACGCCTGCACGAAGTCGAAGTACTGCCCCCAGGTCACCTCGGTGGTGGCGATGCGGTACTCGTAATCCACGCCCCCCAGCGGGCGCGTCGGGCCCGGGTTCTGCTTGGTCGCGTACCAGTTGTTCACCATCGCCGGGGCGTTGCCCGCGTCGCCGATGGTGCTGAAGGTGAAGCCGTGCACCTGCGTGAACCGCAGGTGCTGGTTGTTGGCCGCGCCCCCGCCCCCGGAACCCTGCGCAACAACGACCGACGCGCACGCGAGCACGCCGACAACAGAACCACACGAACGGATCTTCACGGCGACGCTCCTCGGAACGGAGTGACTCGATCAACGCGGCCCCCGAAGGGCGCGCTCTGTGCAACCCCAATCTACCGGAAACGCGGCGGATTGGAAGGTCTGAGAACCGGAAAGTTGCGAAATTCTGGGTGCCACCACACAAAGTGTGGTGCTACACCTTCTTGGGGCTTCACTTTCCTTCTCCCTGTCTTTCTCAGATCGAGGAAAGGAGGAGGGGTAGGCACCACACTTTGTGTGGTGGCGCCGGAGGGGAGAGAGAAGATGAGAAGAGAGAGGCAGAGGTTGGGGAGGGAAGCCGGGAGATTGGGTAGCCCTCCCCCGGCCCCTCCCATCTCGCTGCGCTCGACAGGAGGGGGAGCGGAGCGGAGAGAAGGGATAGCGGAGAGGAGACGGAACGGAAAAGAGACGGAGCAATCCGGCCCCCTCTCCTGTTCGGCAAAGCCGAATGGGAGAGGGCTGGGGTGAGGGCTACCCCTTCTTTGGGCTTCGCTCTTCTTCCTCTGTCTTTCTCGTCTCTCCCCGCAGGCGCCCCGGGGCATTCCTGACCCGGGCTCTTCACCTCCCACGCTTCGATGGTGCGCACGCATGCATCATCATCTCAGCGGAATGCACGACGAACCGTGGCACGGCCTGCGGCCGTACCACGCCACCCTTTGAGGAAGGTTGACACCACGCACCGGAGAAGAGAGAGAGGTTCAGCTCGTCGTCACGCTCTGCTGGGTCGTGTTCGTCGTCAGGGGCGCGGCGCCGGCGGAGCGGAGGACGCGAGACATCTCGACGATCAGCGTATCGTCGGCGATGGGGCCGAAGCGGTGGCGGTCGACGGCGTCGAGGATGCCCTGTGCCGCGCTCCCGTTGGCCCAGGTCGAGGGGCTGGCGACGAGGCGCATCATGCCGTCGACGCGGATCATCTTGCCCTTCTGGTCGCGCGCCTCGATGGCGCCGTCGGTGTAGGCGATGAGCGTGTCGCCCGGGCCGAAGCGCACGGCGACCTGGCCGGCGTCGAAGGCCTCGGTGGGCACGGCGCCCAGCACGAAGGCGGTGCTGTTGAGTTGCTCGATGCGCCCGTCGACGGTGCGGATGAACGCCGGGGGGTGCCCGCCGCTGGCGAACTCGAGCGCGCCCTCGACGCCCAGATTGGGATCGATGCGGATGCACAGGGCGGTGACATAGACGCTGTGCTCGGCGAGGGTCAGGTGGACATAGCGGTTGAGCGCGTCGAGGAGCGCGCCGGGGGTGGTGTCGGGGTTCTCGGCGAAGAGGCGTTCGAGCTCGCCGTGGAGGCGGTTGACGGTGAGCGCCGCCGGGATGCCGTGGCCGGTGACATCGATGATGACGACGGAGAGGCGCGACTGCTCGCCGTGGGGCGAGGGCGCGAAGCGCCGGTAGAGGAAGTCGCCGCCGATCTGGCGCATGGGTTCGTAGCGGTAGTCGAAGCTGACGGGGCCCTCGAGGTGGACCTTGGGGAAGAGGGACTCGTGGATGCGTCGCGCGTCGACGAGCTCGCGCTTCATGTCGTAGTAGCGCCCCCGGATGGTGCGGATCATGAAGCGGTTGCGAAAGCGCCCGTGGCGCCACCAGCACACGCCGATCCCCGGCAGCACCACGATCGGCGACAGCGCGACGGTCAGCAGGATCGCCAGCGTGGTCGCGGCGTAGAAAATCACCACGAGCAGGTTGGCCGCCAGCAGCGGGATCATCGGCCGGATCGACTCGCGCGGCGTCCAGGGCAGGAACAGGCACGCGAAGAAGTGCAGCGAGAACACGCTCGCGAGCCCGGCGACCGCGATCGGTGAGCGACCCGCCTTCGCCGGGTCGAGCCCGCTGGCGCGCAGCGTCTCGATCATGATGGGCGTGGAGACCAGCGTGAGAAGCCCCGACAGGACGATCAGCCAGGTCGTGAGGCGCAGCGTCTTCTCGCGCTCGAGACTGTGCCGGAACACATAAACGAAAGCGGCGACATACATGCCCAGCGAGACGATCTGGAAGGGCAGCGAAACGCCGATGCTCACCCGCACGGCGCGGGCGATGCCCTCATCGTCGGGGGTGCCCTGGATCGCGATTGCGCCGGGGAACAGCCACGCGACGAGCATGGGCAGGAAGTTGATCAGCCCGAGCGTGATCACGACGCCCGCGTACCACAGGAAGCGACGGCGCAGCCAGCCGACGCGCTCGGCCTCGAACTCGGCGTGGAACTCGCTGGTGAAGGTCTGGCTCATCCGTGCGCCGTCACTCCGAAGGGGTATGCTCGCGCGAGGCGCCTGGGACCCAGAGGACATCGCCGCCGTGGTCGATGTTGGCGACGCGCGCCAGGACGAACAGCAGGTCGCTCAGACGGTTGAGGTACACGCACGCGTGCTCGTTGGTGCGCTCGGGCTCGGCGGCGCGCAGGCGCGTCGCGGCGCGCTCGGCGCGCCGGGTGACGGCGCGCGCGACATGGAGCGCCGCGGCGAGCGCCGTGCCCCCGGGCAGCACGAACGAGTTGAGCGGCTTGAGACGCGTGTTGTACTCGTCGATCAGCGCTTCGATCCGATCGATCTGCGCCTTCTCGATGCGCAGGCGCTCGCCGGGCTTCTCGCCCGGGGTGATGGGCGAGCACAGGTCGGCGCCCACATCGAACAGCTCGTTCTGCACGCCCACGAGGTGGTCGCGCATCGCGCCGGTCGCGGCGCCGGCGCGTGCCGCCTCGATGACAGCCAGCCCCAGCGCGCTGTTGGCCTCGTCGACCTCGCCGTAGGCCTCGACGCGGATGTGGGTCTTGGGGACGGTCGATCCGTCGCCGAGCATGCACTGCCCGCCGTCGCCGAACTTGGTGTAGATCTTGCTCAGCCGGACCATGCGTGTCTCGCGTGCGCGCCGTGGTGATGAATCGCGACGACAGTGTAGCGAACCGGCGAAAAGAAAACGCCCCGCGGGGGTGATTCCGCGGGGCGGGGCTGGGATTTCACTTCATCTGGCCCGAGCCGATCAGGCCGACTCGACGACTTCCTTGACCATGTTCGCCGGGAGGGGGCGATAGGTCAGGGGCTCCATGGAGGCGGCGGCGCGACCCTGGGACATGCCGCGGAGGGAGGTCGTGTACCCGAAGAGCTCGGACAGCGGGACCTCGGCGGTGATGATGCGGGTGTTGGAGCGTTCCTCGGTGTCGACGATCATGCCTCGGCGGGAGGAGATGTCGCCGGTCACGTTGCCGAAGTAGTCCTCGGGGGTCGTGATGGTGACCTTCATGATGGGCTCGAGCAGGGTGACCTTGGCCTTGTTGCAGGCCTCGTGCAGCGCGAGGCGCGCCGCCTGCTCGAAGGCGACCTGCGACGAGTCGACCGGGTGGTACGAGCCGTCGATGAGCTCGACCTTGATGTTGATGAGCTGGTAGCCGGCGAGGACGCCCGAGAGGGCGGTCTGGCGGATGCCGTACTCGACGGAGGGGATGTACTCCTTCGGGATGCGCCCCTGCACGACCTTGTTCTCGAAGGCGACGCCCTCGGTGAAGTCGAGCTCGGCGGCCTCGGCCTCTTCCTTGGTGAAGGGGACGAGGTTGATGATCACATCGCCGAACTGGCCGCGACCGCCGGTCTGCTTGACGAACTTGCCACGGATGTTCTCGGCGGCGCCCATGATGGTCTCGCGGTACGAGACGCGGGGCTTGCCGACCTCGACGTTGACCTTCATGTCGCGGACGAGCTTGTTCTTGATGATCTCGAGGTGGAGCTCGCCCATGCCCGCGATGATGGTCTGGCCGGTCTCGTCGTCGAAGTGCGAGCGGAACGAGGGGTCCTC
This Phycisphaeraceae bacterium DNA region includes the following protein-coding sequences:
- a CDS encoding cob(I)yrinic acid a,c-diamide adenosyltransferase — encoded protein: MVRLSKIYTKFGDGGQCMLGDGSTVPKTHIRVEAYGEVDEANSALGLAVIEAARAGAATGAMRDHLVGVQNELFDVGADLCSPITPGEKPGERLRIEKAQIDRIEALIDEYNTRLKPLNSFVLPGGTALAAALHVARAVTRRAERAATRLRAAEPERTNEHACVYLNRLSDLLFVLARVANIDHGGDVLWVPGASREHTPSE
- a CDS encoding serine/threonine-protein phosphatase, whose amino-acid sequence is MSQTFTSEFHAEFEAERVGWLRRRFLWYAGVVITLGLINFLPMLVAWLFPGAIAIQGTPDDEGIARAVRVSIGVSLPFQIVSLGMYVAAFVYVFRHSLEREKTLRLTTWLIVLSGLLTLVSTPIMIETLRASGLDPAKAGRSPIAVAGLASVFSLHFFACLFLPWTPRESIRPMIPLLAANLLVVIFYAATTLAILLTVALSPIVVLPGIGVCWWRHGRFRNRFMIRTIRGRYYDMKRELVDARRIHESLFPKVHLEGPVSFDYRYEPMRQIGGDFLYRRFAPSPHGEQSRLSVVIIDVTGHGIPAALTVNRLHGELERLFAENPDTTPGALLDALNRYVHLTLAEHSVYVTALCIRIDPNLGVEGALEFASGGHPPAFIRTVDGRIEQLNSTAFVLGAVPTEAFDAGQVAVRFGPGDTLIAYTDGAIEARDQKGKMIRVDGMMRLVASPSTWANGSAAQGILDAVDRHRFGPIADDTLIVEMSRVLRSAGAAPLTTNTTQQSVTTS
- the rpsO gene encoding 30S ribosomal protein S15, giving the protein MAILAEQKATIINDYKRNESDTSSPEVQVAILTYRIKDLTEHLKMHKQDFSSRRGLLMLAARRSRLLRYLAKTDRERYQTLIQRLGLRK
- a CDS encoding cold shock domain-containing protein, with translation MSSIPRTHGQTLTGVEGVVKWFDPKKGFGFIVGPEGQDIFAHFSCIDGQGYRVLTDGAKVVYDAQETPKGWHATKVERIDDPEIVVRPRRKYSRSPRR
- the pnp gene encoding polyribonucleotide nucleotidyltransferase, which translates into the protein MALISVSREIGGRTLTIETGEVAKLATAAVIARYGDSAVLATVMRANPREGLDFFPMQVDYREKPSAAGKFPGGFKKREGPPSEKEVLTMRLIDRPIRPLFPDGFIDEVQIQCWVMSHDGENDTDMLAAVAASAALSISNAPFDGPIGTVRVGRLFTDDGPQFVVNPTVSQLEFSDMDLVLAGHKDGVNMIEVGAAEVGEEDVLDAIKFGYSQIEEILGLINELVKKAGQPKVMPEKLAVPDQDVIDAVKKIATKEMTAARQIVGKADRNNAVDALKKKVLDEHFAENTTGTVEEWKNSVKRRAMAKEALRTLEKKITRSLIVEKGKRADGRAATEIRPLEMKVGVFKRNHGSAFFQRGETQSLVSCSLGTGKDEQIVDGLLPEYAKKFYLHYNFPPFCTGEAGRIMGPGRREIGHGALAERSLLGVLPSPADFPYTVRLVSDITESNGSSSMASVCGGCLALMDAGVPIRNTVAGISIGRFSNEDDSKEVFVTDIIGEEDFFGDMDFKVSGSREGITGIQLDLKARGLSFDQIEKIFEQARVGRLQIIEQMEKVIAAPRPEVSPLAPRLVTLQINPEKIGKLIGPGGKTIRAIQEKWGVNIDVEDDGTVMISGPNTEVVMSAQSEVEALGADVKVGAVYTGKVVSVKDFGAFVELAPGTDGMCHVSELSDGYVKSVSDVVKVGDTITVKVINVDDQGRIKLSRRALMTEGKPEGERSGGGDRGDRGERRDRGERSDRGDRGGDRGERRDRGERSDRSERSERPAREEKAERPAPKAKVELVDEDGGDEPDTDHDGPETEGAEGGEPKPKRKRRRRRRGAKSDSGEAAPETADA